In Magnolia sinica isolate HGM2019 chromosome 12, MsV1, whole genome shotgun sequence, a single genomic region encodes these proteins:
- the LOC131220173 gene encoding pathogenesis-related protein STH-21-like, with translation MVKDSHNLMLRLMPEIISSIVILEAIKDFSYWMDCIDEIDDNNRLFKYSVIEGGLLGNKVKSTTFTLEFKDGVNGGSVCKFHGEFETVEGNLPKEDETKEMMGNMEGMFKAVEGHLLENPNAYV, from the exons ATGGTGAAGGACTCCCACAACCTCATGCTCAGGCTCATGCCTGAAATCATTTCAAGCATTGTTATTCTCGAAG CCATCAAGGACTTCAGCTACTGGATGGACTGCATAGATGAGATCGATGACAATAACCGTTTGTTCAAGTACTCAGTGATTGAAGGTGGCCTACTCGGGAACAAAGTGAAATCAACTACATTTACACTGGAGTTCAAAGATGGAGTCAATGGTGGAAGTGTATGCAAGTTTCATGGAGAGTTTGAGACTGTAGAAGGTAACCTGCCAAAAGAAGATGAAACCAAGGAGATGATGGGAAACATGGAGGGAATGTTCAAGGCAGTAGAAGGACATCTCCTTGAAAATCCAAATGCATATGTATAG